The proteins below come from a single Nocardiopsis gilva YIM 90087 genomic window:
- a CDS encoding class I SAM-dependent methyltransferase, with amino-acid sequence MQGNEQVTAQISAFEALLTPAGQRLLEALDPAEVEADPLGVATRLRRTPVEGTDALGVDLSELVGAALTQARLRGRAREKFGESAERMYFTPNGLEQSTRRPVAAYRARRFAAGVSREALVGDLGCGIGADLLSLAEAGLRVEGVDADPFTVAVAEANIAARGLGERARVREGDVTETEPGAYDAVFCDPARRGKRGRIFDPDAYSPPWSAVMALAQAASAACVKAAPGIPHDLVPEGCAAEWISVGGEVKEAALWFGALSDGGRRATLLRAGAEPATLTADPGLGTPPVAEPGRYLYEPDGAVIRAHLVAEAAEEVEGALLDPHIAYITSDRLVATPFSRAYEVTDVLPFSLKRLRSALRERQVGTVTIKKRGSAVDVEKLRRDLRASGPESAVVVLTRIGERPVALLCCEVTAFP; translated from the coding sequence GTGCAGGGCAACGAGCAGGTCACGGCTCAGATCTCGGCATTCGAAGCGCTGCTCACGCCCGCTGGACAGCGGCTGTTGGAGGCGCTGGACCCGGCCGAGGTCGAGGCCGATCCGCTCGGGGTCGCCACCCGGCTGCGCCGCACGCCGGTGGAGGGCACCGACGCCCTCGGGGTCGACCTGTCCGAACTGGTCGGCGCGGCGCTCACGCAGGCGCGCCTACGCGGGCGCGCGCGGGAGAAGTTCGGCGAGTCGGCCGAGCGCATGTACTTCACCCCCAACGGGCTGGAGCAGTCCACCCGTCGCCCGGTCGCCGCGTACCGCGCCCGCCGCTTCGCCGCCGGCGTGTCGCGGGAGGCGCTCGTGGGCGACCTGGGCTGCGGGATCGGCGCCGACCTGCTGAGCCTGGCCGAGGCGGGGCTGCGGGTCGAGGGCGTCGACGCCGATCCGTTCACGGTCGCCGTCGCCGAAGCCAACATCGCGGCCCGGGGGCTGGGCGAGCGCGCCCGGGTGCGGGAGGGCGACGTCACCGAGACCGAACCCGGCGCCTACGACGCGGTGTTCTGCGACCCGGCGCGGCGCGGCAAGCGGGGCCGCATCTTCGACCCCGACGCCTACTCGCCGCCGTGGAGCGCGGTCATGGCGCTCGCCCAGGCCGCGTCGGCCGCGTGCGTGAAGGCGGCCCCGGGCATCCCGCACGACCTGGTGCCCGAGGGGTGCGCGGCCGAGTGGATCTCGGTGGGCGGCGAGGTGAAGGAGGCCGCGCTGTGGTTCGGGGCGCTGAGCGACGGCGGCCGCCGAGCCACGCTTCTGCGTGCGGGGGCGGAACCGGCCACGCTGACCGCCGACCCCGGCCTGGGCACTCCACCGGTGGCGGAGCCGGGCCGCTACCTGTACGAGCCGGACGGCGCGGTGATCCGCGCCCATCTGGTCGCCGAGGCGGCGGAGGAGGTCGAGGGCGCCCTGCTCGACCCGCACATCGCCTACATCACGTCCGATCGGCTGGTCGCCACGCCGTTCTCCCGTGCCTACGAAGTGACCGATGTACTGCCCTTTTCCCTAAAGCGGCTGCGCTCCGCACTTCGAGAACGCCAGGTCGGAACCGTAACGATCAAGAAACGGGGATCGGCCGTCGACGTCGAGAAACTACGGCGCGACCTCCGGGCGTCGGGACCGGAGTCGGCTGTGGTTGTGCTCACCAGGATCGGCGAACGCCCCGTGGCTCTCCTGTGTTGCGAGGTCACGGCCTTCCCGTAA
- a CDS encoding apolipoprotein A-IV repeat region-like domain-containing protein, with translation MEQSNHNFLNGGGQTGISDRMRDLLSRAAQDQVSEQKTQGAISEEMRQRLEGMEWLLREFREREFATLAEGLAAVQSRVDELSTRPPEWAETLAEHIALVGERVKPLAEMATLRTDVRQIGGNVDTALTRLQSVAETGSRTAAQVDAVSERLEELASTIEARFSRADEAIESLAARAEALETAIADVGERVDGRHEAAMGAAAEQHEALTTAVTEGRAALEQAVTEGREALAAAVTERHEALQETLREQHEAVTTKLDDGVQTLTGTAQEHHSTVTTQLETTAEELGGKLDGATETLSGKLDSASEELRTKVDASTEDLRGTAETHHTALTAKLDDDVQTLTGTAQEQHEALTTALRESVANLSTQADENHAEATAAVADTNSAVVKLAEATDEKLGSVSAHLRERLGELNEQLELQRAELRERDDQQRESILARLAETTETLRTKAEEDVAAATSALAEMRTSLDRSVRELNEKVDERHTALTELGEQHRAAVTEHLEQHRTSVDERLEEYRTSVDERLDQQHRELSGKVDQHLSSITGKYEHGLGRLSDRFDTFEGHFEGSFEGIDGKIDGVDGRLDGLNGRLDGIEGRVTGVEGQFEGVNGHISGVDGRLEAVDDRLEALNQRLGQLPASMEVSELHRRLTELVDRPVIDHSDRFDAVDRSLLESLEPILRELQNRPDRHEFEETINEAVETSHDDVTKRLASLEETMLALAEALLRPGRDGKKKRRRDEDDEDDE, from the coding sequence GTGGAACAGTCCAACCACAACTTCCTCAACGGAGGAGGTCAGACCGGGATCTCCGACCGAATGCGGGACCTCCTCTCACGGGCCGCGCAGGACCAGGTCTCGGAACAGAAGACGCAGGGCGCGATCTCCGAGGAGATGCGCCAGCGCCTTGAGGGCATGGAGTGGCTGCTACGCGAGTTCCGTGAGCGGGAGTTCGCCACGCTGGCGGAGGGCCTCGCGGCGGTACAGAGCCGCGTCGACGAGCTCAGCACGCGTCCGCCGGAGTGGGCCGAGACCCTCGCCGAGCACATCGCGCTGGTCGGCGAGCGGGTCAAGCCGCTGGCGGAAATGGCCACGCTGCGCACCGACGTCCGCCAGATCGGCGGCAACGTCGACACGGCGCTGACCCGGCTGCAGAGCGTCGCCGAGACGGGATCCCGCACCGCGGCCCAGGTCGACGCGGTGAGCGAGCGCTTGGAGGAACTGGCCTCCACCATCGAGGCGCGCTTCAGCCGCGCCGACGAGGCGATCGAGTCGCTGGCCGCCCGCGCGGAGGCCCTGGAGACCGCGATCGCGGACGTCGGCGAGCGCGTGGACGGTCGGCACGAGGCCGCCATGGGCGCGGCGGCCGAGCAGCACGAGGCCCTGACCACCGCCGTCACCGAGGGGCGCGCCGCCCTGGAGCAGGCGGTCACCGAGGGCCGGGAGGCGCTGGCCGCGGCCGTCACCGAGCGGCACGAGGCGCTGCAGGAGACACTGCGCGAGCAGCACGAGGCGGTCACCACCAAGCTCGACGACGGCGTCCAGACCCTGACCGGCACGGCCCAGGAGCACCACAGCACCGTCACCACGCAGCTGGAGACCACCGCCGAGGAGCTGGGCGGCAAGCTCGACGGCGCGACCGAGACCCTGAGCGGCAAGCTGGACAGCGCGTCCGAGGAGCTGCGGACCAAGGTCGACGCCAGCACCGAGGACCTGCGCGGCACCGCCGAGACGCACCACACCGCCCTCACCGCCAAGCTCGACGACGACGTCCAGACCCTGACCGGCACGGCTCAGGAGCAGCACGAGGCGCTGACCACCGCTCTGCGCGAGAGCGTGGCCAACCTCAGCACGCAGGCCGACGAGAACCACGCCGAGGCCACCGCCGCGGTCGCCGACACCAACAGCGCGGTCGTGAAGCTGGCCGAGGCGACCGACGAGAAGCTCGGTTCCGTCAGCGCCCACCTGCGCGAGCGCCTCGGTGAGCTGAACGAGCAGCTCGAACTGCAGCGCGCCGAACTGCGCGAGCGCGACGACCAGCAGCGCGAGAGCATCCTCGCCCGGCTCGCGGAGACCACCGAGACCCTGCGTACCAAGGCCGAGGAGGACGTGGCGGCGGCCACCTCCGCCCTGGCCGAGATGCGCACCTCCCTGGACCGCAGCGTCCGCGAACTCAACGAGAAGGTCGACGAGCGGCACACCGCCCTGACCGAGCTGGGCGAGCAGCACCGGGCGGCGGTGACCGAGCACCTGGAGCAGCACCGCACCTCGGTGGACGAACGCCTGGAGGAGTACCGCACGTCCGTCGACGAGCGCCTGGACCAGCAGCACCGGGAGCTGAGCGGCAAGGTCGACCAGCACCTCAGCTCCATCACCGGCAAGTACGAACACGGCCTCGGCCGACTCTCCGACCGCTTCGACACCTTCGAAGGCCACTTCGAGGGCAGCTTCGAAGGCATCGACGGCAAGATCGACGGTGTCGACGGTCGCCTCGACGGCCTCAACGGCCGCCTCGACGGAATCGAAGGCCGGGTCACCGGCGTCGAAGGCCAGTTCGAGGGCGTCAACGGCCACATCAGCGGGGTCGACGGCCGCCTGGAGGCCGTGGACGACCGCCTCGAAGCCCTCAACCAGCGCCTCGGCCAGCTGCCCGCCTCGATGGAGGTCAGCGAACTCCACCGCCGCCTCACCGAACTGGTCGACCGTCCGGTCATCGACCACTCCGACCGCTTCGACGCCGTCGACCGCAGCCTGCTCGAGTCCCTGGAGCCGATCCTCCGCGAACTCCAGAACCGCCCCGACCGGCACGAGTTCGAAGAGACCATCAACGAGGCCGTGGAAACGTCCCACGACGACGTCACCAAGCGCCTGGCGTCCCTCGAAGAGACCATGCTCGCCCTCGCCGAGGCGCTGCTGCGCCCCGGCCGCGACGGCAAGAAGAAGCGCCGCCGCGACGAGGATGACGAAGACGACGAGTAA
- the tsaD gene encoding tRNA (adenosine(37)-N6)-threonylcarbamoyltransferase complex transferase subunit TsaD, with amino-acid sequence MSNRDLPLIMGIETSCDETGVGLVRGCELLGDEVASSVEQHVRFGGVVPEVASRAHLEAMVPTVHRALDSAGAKLSDVDAIAVTAGPGLAGALLVGVSAAKAYALALGKPLYGVNHLVGHVAVDQLEHGPLPKPAIALLVSGGHTSLLLVRDVATDVQSLGDTVDDAAGEAYDKVARLLGLPYPGGPHIDRAAREGDPRSIRFPRGKWGDGTYDFSFSGLKTAVARWVEDGERNGSDLSVPDIAAAFQESVADVLTRKAVDACVEHGVGSLVISGGVAANSRIRALAEQRCAEAGVELRVPRPRLCTDNGAMIAALGAEVVAAGLPPSTLDLATDTSLPINRPLAV; translated from the coding sequence ATGAGCAACCGTGACCTGCCCCTGATCATGGGGATCGAGACCTCGTGCGACGAGACCGGCGTCGGCCTCGTCCGCGGCTGCGAGCTGCTCGGCGACGAGGTGGCGTCCAGCGTCGAGCAGCACGTCCGCTTCGGCGGCGTCGTTCCCGAGGTGGCCAGCCGCGCCCACCTGGAGGCGATGGTGCCGACCGTGCACCGCGCGCTCGACAGCGCCGGGGCGAAACTCTCCGACGTCGACGCGATCGCCGTCACGGCGGGGCCGGGCCTGGCCGGGGCGCTGCTCGTCGGGGTCTCCGCCGCCAAGGCCTACGCGCTCGCGCTCGGTAAGCCGCTCTACGGCGTCAACCACCTGGTCGGCCACGTGGCCGTGGACCAACTGGAACACGGCCCGCTGCCCAAGCCCGCCATCGCACTGCTCGTCTCGGGCGGCCACACCTCCCTGCTGCTGGTGCGCGACGTGGCCACCGACGTCCAGTCGCTCGGCGACACCGTCGACGACGCCGCGGGCGAGGCCTACGACAAGGTCGCCCGCCTGCTCGGCCTGCCCTACCCGGGCGGCCCCCACATCGACCGCGCGGCCCGCGAGGGCGACCCGAGGTCGATCCGCTTCCCGCGCGGCAAGTGGGGCGACGGCACCTACGACTTCTCCTTCTCCGGCCTGAAGACCGCGGTCGCCCGATGGGTGGAGGACGGTGAGCGCAACGGGAGCGACCTGTCGGTCCCCGACATCGCCGCAGCCTTCCAGGAATCCGTGGCCGACGTCCTCACCCGCAAGGCGGTGGACGCCTGCGTCGAACACGGCGTGGGCAGCCTGGTCATCAGCGGCGGCGTGGCCGCCAACTCCCGCATCCGCGCCCTGGCGGAACAGCGCTGCGCCGAGGCCGGGGTGGAACTCCGCGTCCCCCGCCCCCGACTGTGCACGGACAACGGCGCCATGATCGCCGCCCTGGGCGCCGAAGTCGTCGCCGCGGGCCTGCCGCCGTCCACCCTGGACCTGGCCACCGACACCTCCCTGCCGATCAACCGCCCTCTCGCGGTCTAA
- the tsaB gene encoding tRNA (adenosine(37)-N6)-threonylcarbamoyltransferase complex dimerization subunit type 1 TsaB has product MLLLAFDTATPAVTVAVCESSGADVRVRASTSSVDARRHGELLTPSVRDIVEQAGVALGELTHVAVGIGPGPYTGLRVGLSTGQALADALGIPCHGVATLDAVAFASGRTTPFIAASDARRKEVFWAHYADATTRTGEIAVDRPANIDTGGLPVIGHGAQMYAEVFGQDEAAAEPLYPSAAALGEVALRRLAAGEELPEPRPLYLRRPDAVVPGAPKKVRQWQA; this is encoded by the coding sequence GTGCTGCTACTGGCTTTCGACACCGCGACCCCGGCGGTCACCGTCGCGGTCTGCGAATCCTCCGGCGCCGACGTCCGGGTGCGTGCGAGCACGTCCTCGGTCGACGCGCGCCGCCACGGTGAACTCCTCACGCCGAGCGTGCGCGACATCGTGGAACAGGCGGGCGTGGCCCTCGGCGAGCTGACCCACGTCGCGGTCGGCATCGGCCCCGGCCCCTACACCGGCCTGCGGGTCGGGCTCTCCACCGGGCAGGCCCTAGCCGACGCGCTGGGCATCCCGTGCCACGGGGTCGCCACGCTGGACGCCGTCGCGTTCGCCTCCGGTCGGACCACCCCCTTCATCGCGGCCAGCGACGCGCGCCGCAAGGAGGTGTTCTGGGCGCACTACGCCGACGCCACCACCCGGACCGGGGAGATCGCCGTCGACCGCCCCGCCAACATCGACACCGGAGGGCTGCCGGTGATCGGCCACGGCGCGCAGATGTACGCCGAGGTCTTCGGGCAGGACGAGGCGGCGGCCGAGCCGCTGTACCCGTCCGCCGCGGCCCTGGGCGAGGTCGCGCTGCGCCGCCTCGCCGCGGGCGAGGAACTGCCCGAGCCCCGGCCGCTCTACCTGCGCCGCCCGGACGCCGTCGTGCCGGGAGCGCCAAAGAAGGTGCGGCAATGGCAGGCATGA
- the tsaE gene encoding tRNA (adenosine(37)-N6)-threonylcarbamoyltransferase complex ATPase subunit type 1 TsaE, whose product MTDTTETTTLGATALVTAETDASMRTLGKRISGLLRPGDLLIMSGPLGAGKTTLTQGIAEGLNVRGPITSPTFVIARVHPSLDGGPALVHADAYRLGSAAEVDDLDLDASLADSVTIVEWGEGVAEELSDDRLEISIDRLPNDARTVRLTGIGPRWADVVLSAD is encoded by the coding sequence ATGACCGATACCACCGAGACCACCACGCTGGGCGCGACCGCCCTCGTCACGGCCGAGACCGACGCATCCATGCGCACTCTGGGCAAACGCATCTCCGGGCTGCTGCGCCCCGGCGACCTGCTGATCATGTCCGGTCCGCTCGGCGCGGGGAAGACGACCCTGACCCAGGGCATCGCCGAGGGGCTGAACGTGCGCGGCCCGATCACCTCGCCCACCTTCGTGATCGCGCGCGTGCACCCCTCACTGGATGGCGGACCGGCGCTGGTGCACGCCGACGCCTACCGCCTGGGCAGCGCCGCCGAGGTCGACGACCTCGACCTGGACGCGAGCCTCGCCGACTCGGTCACCATCGTCGAGTGGGGGGAGGGGGTCGCCGAGGAGCTGTCCGACGACCGGCTGGAGATCTCGATCGACCGGCTCCCCAACGACGCCCGCACCGTCCGGCTGACCGGTATCGGCCCGCGGTGGGCCGATGTGGTACTGAGCGCGGACTAG
- the alr gene encoding alanine racemase encodes MPPSFAEARVDLGVISENVAVLRGRAQGAQVMGVVKADGYGHGMIPAARAMLAGGATWLGTAFIEEALELRGAGIQAPTVSWIIPPGAPLSAGIAADVDLGVSSLWLLDEIATAAQEAGRRARVHLKADTGLTRGGVTAAEWPDVVAAAARAEAAGLIQVTGVWSHFACADEPGHPSIASQINVFHEALEVAEKGGLRPEVRHLANSPATLTLPETHFDLVRTGIASYGINPIPELTFPELRPAMTLHTKIALVKRVPEGSGISYGHRYTTTRPSTLALIPLGYGDGIPRAATNLGPVLAAGRRRTIAGTVCMDQFVLDIGDDAAEAGDDAILFGPGDNGEPTAEDWAAALNTIPYEIVTRISPRVPRVYVGG; translated from the coding sequence ATGCCTCCTTCTTTCGCCGAAGCCCGCGTGGATCTGGGCGTGATCAGTGAGAACGTCGCGGTTCTGCGTGGCCGGGCGCAAGGTGCGCAGGTCATGGGCGTGGTGAAGGCCGATGGCTACGGACACGGAATGATCCCGGCCGCCCGCGCCATGCTGGCCGGTGGCGCGACCTGGCTGGGCACGGCGTTCATCGAGGAGGCCCTCGAACTTCGGGGTGCGGGGATCCAGGCGCCCACGGTCTCGTGGATCATTCCGCCCGGCGCCCCGCTGTCGGCGGGGATCGCCGCCGACGTCGACCTGGGCGTGAGTTCGCTGTGGCTGCTCGACGAGATCGCGACGGCGGCGCAGGAGGCCGGGCGCCGGGCCCGCGTCCACCTCAAAGCCGACACTGGGCTCACCCGCGGGGGCGTGACCGCCGCCGAGTGGCCCGACGTCGTGGCCGCCGCCGCACGCGCCGAGGCGGCCGGGCTGATCCAGGTCACCGGCGTGTGGTCGCACTTCGCCTGCGCGGACGAGCCCGGGCACCCCTCCATCGCCTCCCAGATCAACGTGTTCCACGAGGCCCTGGAAGTGGCGGAGAAGGGCGGTCTGCGCCCCGAGGTCCGACACCTGGCCAACTCCCCGGCGACGCTCACCCTCCCCGAGACCCACTTCGACCTGGTGCGCACCGGCATCGCCAGCTACGGGATCAACCCCATCCCCGAGCTCACCTTCCCCGAGCTGCGCCCGGCCATGACTCTCCACACGAAGATCGCCCTGGTCAAGAGGGTGCCGGAGGGCAGCGGCATCTCGTATGGACACCGCTACACCACCACGCGTCCGAGTACCCTCGCCCTGATCCCGCTCGGCTACGGCGACGGCATCCCGCGCGCCGCGACCAACCTCGGCCCGGTGCTGGCCGCCGGGCGCCGCCGCACGATCGCGGGGACCGTCTGCATGGACCAGTTCGTCCTCGACATCGGCGACGACGCCGCCGAGGCCGGTGACGACGCCATCCTCTTCGGCCCCGGTGACAACGGCGAACCCACCGCCGAGGACTGGGCGGCGGCCCTGAACACGATCCCCTACGAGATCGTCACGCGCATCAGCCCGCGCGTGCCGCGCGTCTACGTCGGCGGCTAG
- a CDS encoding protease PrsW, with translation MDEQAMLTRDLVLRLCADPIEFDEEWLRSDRKTVVPFTAPRDTSLIDTIVAAGRAVGVDRLLICRTRNEFAFEPVTDVPADTASIVAVIRAWGDEPTDLLVAVEDLSAAVLVTASELTVAAGSDDFLRPFVGRDLAGARTGFAEEARKDRHPELLRAAQLYGCIDQGHPSGTRAPGPDLTERVAVRGRKLRESADQAVTWMRALRGAWGWAMVAVLLVAGLIVPGVSVALPVLVGTLWLMAQFAWFARSRTVGFATLMRVLALGALMIWPAALAENLLSGALGGVEEWFGPTYIAVLVEEPIKLLPLLLCRAVAGRRFKRFAAVDYLLLAAASGAGFHLAEQALRGVTGGTVPAPPPVYEVLTLFPGWIELPGLGVQFSGHAVTTGLVGAALGLAIVGRRHYGARLWLLPPIALWVAALEHMNFNAALAGVDPTPVTAFLAAITGGGAATRWVLLLLLGAAVLMDYRLAISTADTTPALPGEPPLAGLRRWARGRSVRLRVRVPGDIAPMFQRAAYAWALLPVTLATTLSTILHELAVMITAASRGPATLSASWDFLRHRRAFAMGAARAGERPWRRFPRQEELTASARELRRALAPAPASVAVAVAASALIAVHPHVGVGSGDGGSAGSAASAYALEVVAGAERWLGTLSPVETVWVGAAIVALLSLLVSGWSVPRVYPTVREFLRTPGRNFGLLLGACAPGQAAYALTALAGMALPRSTDRLLRR, from the coding sequence ATGGACGAACAGGCCATGCTCACCCGCGACCTCGTCCTGCGCCTGTGCGCCGACCCCATCGAGTTCGATGAGGAGTGGCTCCGGTCGGACCGCAAGACCGTCGTCCCCTTCACCGCCCCCCGCGACACCTCCCTGATCGACACCATCGTCGCCGCGGGGCGGGCCGTGGGCGTCGACCGTCTCCTCATCTGCCGCACCCGCAACGAGTTCGCCTTCGAGCCGGTGACCGATGTGCCCGCCGATACGGCCAGCATCGTCGCTGTCATCCGCGCCTGGGGGGATGAACCCACCGACCTGCTGGTCGCCGTGGAGGACCTTTCCGCCGCGGTCCTGGTCACCGCCTCCGAGCTCACCGTGGCCGCGGGTTCCGACGACTTCCTGCGCCCCTTCGTCGGACGCGACCTCGCCGGTGCCCGCACCGGCTTCGCCGAGGAGGCCCGCAAAGACCGCCACCCCGAGCTGCTGCGCGCTGCCCAGCTCTACGGGTGCATCGACCAGGGACACCCGTCCGGGACCCGCGCGCCAGGTCCGGACCTCACCGAACGGGTCGCGGTGCGTGGTCGCAAGCTGCGCGAGAGCGCCGATCAGGCCGTCACATGGATGCGCGCCCTGCGCGGCGCGTGGGGCTGGGCGATGGTGGCGGTTCTGCTGGTCGCCGGACTGATCGTGCCGGGTGTGTCGGTGGCGCTTCCCGTGCTGGTCGGAACGCTGTGGCTGATGGCTCAGTTCGCCTGGTTCGCCCGCTCCCGCACCGTCGGTTTCGCGACGCTGATGCGGGTGCTGGCGCTCGGCGCGCTGATGATCTGGCCGGCCGCGCTCGCCGAGAATCTGCTGTCCGGCGCGCTGGGCGGCGTCGAGGAGTGGTTCGGCCCCACCTACATCGCCGTCCTCGTCGAAGAACCGATCAAGCTCCTTCCGCTGCTGCTCTGCCGGGCGGTCGCCGGACGCCGCTTCAAGCGCTTCGCCGCCGTCGACTACCTGCTGCTCGCCGCCGCTTCCGGGGCCGGCTTCCACCTGGCCGAGCAGGCGCTGCGGGGCGTCACGGGCGGCACCGTCCCCGCGCCCCCTCCCGTCTACGAGGTCCTCACCCTGTTCCCGGGGTGGATCGAACTCCCCGGGCTCGGCGTGCAGTTCTCCGGCCACGCCGTCACCACCGGGCTCGTCGGAGCGGCGCTGGGTCTGGCGATCGTGGGCCGCCGCCACTACGGGGCGCGGCTCTGGCTCCTGCCGCCGATCGCCCTGTGGGTCGCCGCGCTGGAACACATGAACTTCAACGCGGCACTGGCCGGGGTCGATCCGACACCCGTCACCGCCTTCCTCGCCGCCATCACCGGAGGGGGCGCCGCGACCCGCTGGGTTCTGCTGCTCCTGCTGGGCGCAGCGGTGCTCATGGACTACCGGCTGGCCATCTCGACGGCCGACACCACCCCGGCCCTGCCCGGCGAGCCGCCGCTCGCGGGGCTGCGCCGATGGGCGCGCGGCAGGTCGGTGCGCCTCCGGGTGCGCGTCCCCGGCGACATCGCCCCCATGTTCCAGCGCGCGGCCTACGCCTGGGCCCTTCTCCCGGTGACGCTCGCGACGACACTCTCCACGATTCTGCACGAGCTCGCGGTGATGATCACGGCGGCGAGTCGGGGACCGGCCACGCTCTCCGCGAGCTGGGACTTCCTGCGGCACCGCCGCGCCTTTGCGATGGGCGCGGCGCGTGCCGGGGAGCGGCCCTGGCGCCGCTTCCCCCGCCAGGAGGAGCTGACGGCGTCGGCGCGCGAACTGCGCAGAGCACTGGCACCCGCACCCGCCTCCGTGGCCGTCGCGGTCGCCGCCAGTGCCCTGATCGCCGTCCACCCGCACGTGGGAGTGGGTTCGGGCGACGGCGGCTCGGCGGGCTCCGCCGCCTCCGCCTACGCGCTGGAGGTCGTGGCCGGTGCCGAGAGGTGGCTGGGCACGCTGTCGCCGGTTGAGACGGTGTGGGTAGGGGCGGCGATAGTAGCGCTGCTCAGCCTGCTGGTCAGCGGCTGGAGCGTGCCCCGTGTCTACCCGACCGTGCGCGAGTTCCTGCGCACTCCGGGCCGCAACTTCGGCCTGCTCCTCGGCGCCTGCGCCCCAGGACAGGCCGCCTACGCGCTGACCGCGTTGGCGGGCATGGCGCTGCCGAGGAGCACCGACCGGCTGCTCCGGCGCTAG
- a CDS encoding methyltransferase family protein → MVTLAAADQLIWGLPPVAGDPAVIRTVALFAPALVVAALIAVHRPSTRDIAAAIVATAWSGITIFGLNLLAFRMGWWSFHAQGAVALGIPVDLWIGWAVLWGVLPVLLARDLPLPLVVGAIVWLDLILMPLTAPVVRLDPGWLTGEAVGVVLCLLPAVLLGHWTRHDRLLGVRVWAQAGLAGAIMVGLPLYLLGAEPAWSVPATAAGVQVLTVVLLPGLAAALEFARAGGGTPLPYDPPKRLVTTGPYAYVRNPMQLSVVVAYIGCAVLTAEPRLLIGALVGFAYGAGIASWHEGDQLQSVFGASWARYRAAVRPWAPRARPWAGCPEATLYVAGGCDMCSGLGGWVAARRPVALLLRPAEAHPGALRRLTYESTDGTRATGIAALARALEHIHLGWALLGWLLVLPGVGWFAQLMADALGAGPKEPRPRTDSGSALGTDTDAALDDAR, encoded by the coding sequence GTGGTGACCCTCGCCGCAGCCGACCAGCTCATCTGGGGCCTGCCGCCGGTGGCCGGGGACCCGGCGGTCATCCGGACGGTCGCCCTGTTCGCACCGGCGCTGGTGGTCGCGGCGCTGATCGCCGTGCACCGCCCGTCGACGCGCGACATCGCCGCCGCAATCGTCGCCACAGCCTGGAGCGGGATCACCATCTTCGGGCTCAACCTGCTCGCCTTCCGCATGGGCTGGTGGTCCTTCCACGCGCAGGGCGCGGTCGCGCTGGGCATCCCGGTCGACCTGTGGATCGGGTGGGCGGTCCTGTGGGGTGTGCTGCCCGTGCTGCTCGCCCGCGACCTGCCGCTGCCGCTCGTCGTCGGGGCGATCGTCTGGCTGGACCTGATCCTGATGCCGCTGACCGCGCCGGTCGTCCGCCTGGACCCGGGGTGGCTGACCGGTGAGGCCGTCGGCGTGGTCCTCTGCCTCCTCCCCGCCGTCCTGCTGGGGCACTGGACGCGCCACGACCGCCTCCTCGGCGTCCGCGTCTGGGCGCAGGCGGGGCTGGCCGGAGCCATCATGGTCGGACTCCCGCTCTACCTGCTCGGCGCCGAGCCCGCCTGGTCGGTACCTGCCACCGCGGCCGGGGTCCAGGTCCTGACGGTCGTGCTCCTGCCCGGGCTGGCGGCGGCCCTCGAATTCGCCCGCGCGGGCGGGGGCACGCCGCTGCCCTACGACCCGCCCAAGCGACTGGTCACCACTGGCCCCTACGCCTACGTGCGCAACCCCATGCAGCTCTCCGTCGTTGTGGCCTACATCGGCTGCGCGGTGCTCACCGCCGAGCCGCGGCTGCTCATCGGTGCGCTGGTCGGGTTCGCCTACGGGGCCGGGATCGCCTCCTGGCACGAGGGCGACCAGCTCCAGAGCGTCTTCGGCGCGTCCTGGGCGCGCTACCGGGCTGCGGTCCGGCCCTGGGCGCCCCGCGCTCGTCCCTGGGCGGGCTGCCCGGAGGCGACGCTGTACGTGGCGGGCGGCTGCGACATGTGCTCGGGGCTCGGCGGGTGGGTGGCGGCGCGCCGACCGGTGGCGCTGCTCTTGCGCCCGGCCGAGGCGCATCCGGGTGCCCTGCGGCGGCTGACCTACGAGAGCACGGACGGCACCCGCGCCACCGGAATCGCCGCGCTCGCGCGGGCGCTGGAGCACATCCACCTCGGGTGGGCGCTGCTCGGCTGGCTGCTGGTGCTGCCCGGCGTCGGCTGGTTCGCCCAGCTCATGGCCGATGCTCTGGGTGCGGGCCCCAAAGAGCCCCGGCCGCGCACGGATAGCGGGTCCGCCCTCGGCACGGACACGGACGCCGCCCTGGATGATGCGCGGTGA